In Oryza brachyantha chromosome 1, ObraRS2, whole genome shotgun sequence, the following are encoded in one genomic region:
- the LOC102708287 gene encoding transcription initiation factor TFIID subunit 11 gives MKDPFEAAVEEQESPPESPAAHEEDAGGAPEGYEGGSGSRAPPRLPPSGAAGSGSGGAAAAGRGKVVRVQKEQEEEDDEEEHMEVDLDKLPSGSSDPDKLAKMNAILSQFSVDQMNRYESFRRSGFQKSNMKKLLASITGSQKISLPTTIVVSGIAKMFVGELIETARIVMTERKDSGPVRPCHIREAYRRLKLEGKIPRRTVPRLFR, from the exons atgaaggACCCgttcgaggcggcggtggaggagcaggAGTCGCCGCCGGAGTCCCCGGCGGCGCACGAGGAGGACGCAGGCGGGGCCCCCGAGGGATACGAAGGCGGCAGCGGgtcgcgcgcgcctccgcggcTGCCTCCGTCGGGGGCCGCCGGCTcgggctccggcggcgccgccgcggcggggaggggcaAGGTGGTGCGGGTTCAgaaggagcaggaggaggaggatgacgagGAGGAGCACATGGAGGTCGACCTCGACAAGCTTCCCTCCGGCAGCAGCGACCCGGACAAGCTCGCCAAGATGAA TGCGATACTATCCCAGTTTTCAGTAGACCAGATGAACCGGTATGAGTCATTCCGCAGATCGGGATTCCAGAAATCTAACATGAAAAAG CTATTGGCGAGCATCACTGGCAGTCAAAAGATTTCTCTACCAACAACAATTGTAGTATCAGGAATTGCAAAGATGTTTGTTGGCGAGCTCATTGAAACAG CTAGAATAGTCATGACTGAGAGGAAGGATTCTGGACCCGTAAGGCCTTGCCATATCAGAGAAGCCTACAGAAGATTGAAACTTGAAGGGAAGATCCCACGGCGGACTGTTCCCAGGCTCTTCCGTTAG